Proteins from one Nilaparvata lugens isolate BPH chromosome 10, ASM1435652v1, whole genome shotgun sequence genomic window:
- the LOC111053688 gene encoding uncharacterized protein LOC111053688 isoform X1, with protein sequence MLNNQCDVKVEGERIIRVLKDAITNMKIMFALQYLNKEEWKDLEKHMVQNDFEQLVFFCSKYPDIKNVPIIYESIQKLDDGALKLNSMEPNGSDGNHDEEIQKAMKIITKNENTANFLLKIYKNNNPNAFLSDMDQFSKFMEEKIQQTPQMEKRLDARMAHLHQENETLKEQVAALRAKANLLRRKQNEVLIDKDEILKNSQLKINLIRKNTQDYITEKIEESEARMMRDWSMSERAQADMAEDLKQQTIYFENAQKDQMAKEKECRAQRAKAEAQLVALLQKYDSDIGNRHEEKEQLTAALAKEREQLEMLQEQFDEQEVEYLQLMNEKEKYERDVWNEKIYQIQCKMAARRIQRFFRRYLEKSKSRKKGKRGRGKGRKNN encoded by the exons atgtTGAATAATCAGTGTGATGTCAAAGTTGAAGGAGAAAGGATAATAAGAGTTTTGAAAGATGCCATAACTAATATGAAAATCATG TTTGCTCTTCAATACCTGAACAAAGAAGAGTGGAAAGACCTGGAGAAGCACATGGTTCAGAATGACTTTGAGCAGTTGGTGTTCTTCTGCAGtaaatatccagatataaaAAACGTTCCAATCATCTATGAATCTATTCAAAAACTTGATGACGGCGccttgaaattgaattcaatggaGCCCAATGGAAGTGATGGCAATCATGATGAGGAGATTCAAAAAgcaatgaaaataattacaaaaaatgagAACACTGCTAATTTTCTACTTAAGATTTACAAG AACAACAATCCAAATGCATTTCTATCGGACATGGACCAGTTCAGCAAATTTATGGAGGAGAAGATTCAGCAGACACCGCAAATGGAGAAAAGGCTGGATGCTAGGATGGCTCATCTGCACCAGGAGAACGAAACACTGAAAGAGCAGGTGGCTGCACTCAGAGCCAAAGCCAACTTGCTCAGGCGGAAGCAGAATGAAGTGCTCATTGACAAAGATGAAATACTCAAGAACAGCCAGCTGAAAATCAATCTGATCAGGAAAAATACTCAGGATTATATCACTGAAAAAAT aGAGGAGTCAGAGGCAAGAATGATGCGCGATTGGTCGATGAGTGAGAGAGCACAGGCAGACATGGCCGAAGACTTAAAACAACAAACCATCTACTTTGAAAACGCCCAGAAAGATCAGATGGCCAAGGAGAAAGAATGTCGTGCTCAAAG AGCCAAAGCTGAGGCCCAACTTGTTGCGCTACTGCAAAAATATGATAGCGATATTGGCAACAGACATGAGGAGAAAGAACAGTTGACCGCTGCATTGGCGAAAGAGAGAGAGCAATTGGAGATGCTTCAG GAACAATTCGACGAACAAGAAGTAGAGTACCTGCAGTtgatgaatgagaaggagaaatatGAAAGAGACGTGTGGAATGAGAAGATCTATCAGATTCAATGTAAAATGGCAGCACGACGAATTCAACGCTTTTTCCGGCGATACTTGGAGAAGAGCAAGTCCAGGAAGAAGGGAAAGCGAGgcagaggaaaaggaagaaagaataATTGA
- the LOC111053688 gene encoding uncharacterized protein LOC111053688 isoform X2 has protein sequence MVQNDFEQLVFFCSKYPDIKNVPIIYESIQKLDDGALKLNSMEPNGSDGNHDEEIQKAMKIITKNENTANFLLKIYKNNNPNAFLSDMDQFSKFMEEKIQQTPQMEKRLDARMAHLHQENETLKEQVAALRAKANLLRRKQNEVLIDKDEILKNSQLKINLIRKNTQDYITEKIEESEARMMRDWSMSERAQADMAEDLKQQTIYFENAQKDQMAKEKECRAQRAKAEAQLVALLQKYDSDIGNRHEEKEQLTAALAKEREQLEMLQEQFDEQEVEYLQLMNEKEKYERDVWNEKIYQIQCKMAARRIQRFFRRYLEKSKSRKKGKRGRGKGRKNN, from the exons ATGGTTCAGAATGACTTTGAGCAGTTGGTGTTCTTCTGCAGtaaatatccagatataaaAAACGTTCCAATCATCTATGAATCTATTCAAAAACTTGATGACGGCGccttgaaattgaattcaatggaGCCCAATGGAAGTGATGGCAATCATGATGAGGAGATTCAAAAAgcaatgaaaataattacaaaaaatgagAACACTGCTAATTTTCTACTTAAGATTTACAAG AACAACAATCCAAATGCATTTCTATCGGACATGGACCAGTTCAGCAAATTTATGGAGGAGAAGATTCAGCAGACACCGCAAATGGAGAAAAGGCTGGATGCTAGGATGGCTCATCTGCACCAGGAGAACGAAACACTGAAAGAGCAGGTGGCTGCACTCAGAGCCAAAGCCAACTTGCTCAGGCGGAAGCAGAATGAAGTGCTCATTGACAAAGATGAAATACTCAAGAACAGCCAGCTGAAAATCAATCTGATCAGGAAAAATACTCAGGATTATATCACTGAAAAAAT aGAGGAGTCAGAGGCAAGAATGATGCGCGATTGGTCGATGAGTGAGAGAGCACAGGCAGACATGGCCGAAGACTTAAAACAACAAACCATCTACTTTGAAAACGCCCAGAAAGATCAGATGGCCAAGGAGAAAGAATGTCGTGCTCAAAG AGCCAAAGCTGAGGCCCAACTTGTTGCGCTACTGCAAAAATATGATAGCGATATTGGCAACAGACATGAGGAGAAAGAACAGTTGACCGCTGCATTGGCGAAAGAGAGAGAGCAATTGGAGATGCTTCAG GAACAATTCGACGAACAAGAAGTAGAGTACCTGCAGTtgatgaatgagaaggagaaatatGAAAGAGACGTGTGGAATGAGAAGATCTATCAGATTCAATGTAAAATGGCAGCACGACGAATTCAACGCTTTTTCCGGCGATACTTGGAGAAGAGCAAGTCCAGGAAGAAGGGAAAGCGAGgcagaggaaaaggaagaaagaataATTGA
- the LOC111053685 gene encoding transcription elongation factor SPT4 codes for MSMDVIPKDLRSVRACLVCSLIKSFEQFEYDGCDNCDEFLRMKNNRDNVYDCTSSNFDGMIAVMSPEDSWVCKWQRINRFCKGVYAISVAGRLPQSVVREMKSRGIVYRPRDMSQR; via the exons ATGTCTATGGACGTTATACCAAAAGATTTGAGATCAGTAAGAGCATGTTTAGTATGCTCTCTTATAAAG tcATTCGAACAATTTGAATATGATGGCTGTGATAACTGCGACGAATTCCTCAGAATGAAAAACAATAGGGATAATGTCTATGACTGCACTAGTTCAAATTTTGATGG AATGATTGCTGTAATGAGTCCTGAAGACAGCTGGGTCTGTAAATGGCAGAGGATAA aCAGGTTCTGCAAAGGAGTGTACGCTATCTCGGTGGCAGGTAGACTCCCTCAGAGCGTAGTGAGAGAAATGAAAAGCAGAGGAATTGTGTACAGGCCTCGTGACATGAGCCAACGATGA